TAAAAGACTGAATACTTtcccttaagatcaggaacaagacaaggatgtctgccCTCACCACTTCTCTTCAACCTTGTTCTAGAGGTTTCAGCCAGAGAATTAGGCAGGAAAAACAAAAGCCATCcagattagaaagaaagaagtaaacctTCATCTGtctgcagatgatatgatcttgtatacagaaaatcctaaggaatccacTAAAATAAGGTGATGATTTTTAAGACACCCTGTAGAAGTCCAGAATTCcaagatttaaaaattcatttgcttTCTTCATACTGCCTCTTCCTTTATTCTCACATTCTTCCCTCCAAACTTGACAAAAATAAGCCCAACTCTTTTAACAACTTCCCACCtcttccctccatcccactcCTCCGTTAAAGGTTTGCGCCTGTTATTATCATCTTGGAACTGCCCACCAAGACCCTTGTTTCTACTTACCTGGATCCCCAGGCTCCAGTCTCTTTCCAAATAATGCTAGTCTCCTGCTCCATATTTTGAAGTAGTTCTCTACTGCCTGGCttctgtgtttgtatgtgtatactTTGTGGCTAATTGTTAAAACAGCTTATTTACATGCACAAAACTCTTTCACTTAAATGAGTTTttaccctcagaatgggagaaaataatagcaaaggaaacaattgacaaaggattaatctccaaaatatacaagcatctcatgcaactcaatgccagaaaaacaaacaacctaattaaaaagtgggcagaagacctaaacagacatttctccaaagacacacagatagctaataaacacatgaaaagatgctcagcatcactcattattagagaaatgcaaatcaaaacttcaatgaggtatcacctcacactggtcagaatggccatcatttaaaagtctacaaacaataaaagctggagagggtgtggagaaaagggaaacctcttgcactgttggtgggaatgcaaattgatacagccactaatagaacagtatggagattccttaaaaaaaaccaggaataaaactatcatatgacccagcaatcccactactgggcatataccctgaggaaataccataactgaaaaacatacatgtaccccagtgttcactgcagcactatttacaatagctaggacaacGAAGCAACATAGAAGCAAtccagatgtccactgacagatgaatgaataaagaagttgtggaacatacacacaatggaatattactcacctataaaaaaggaatgcatttgagtccattctaatgaggtgaacgaacctaaagcctattataaaaagtgaagtaagtcagaaagagaaaaataaatattgtatattaacacatacatatggaatctagaaaaatggtactgatgaatctactTGTAGGGGAGCAATGGAAACAcatacatagagaacagactttggacacatgggggaaggagagagtgggacgaatggagagagtggcatgaaaacatatacattaccatatataaaacagccATTGGGAATTGGTTGTAGGACTCAGTGAGCTCAAATcactctgtgacaatctagagcaGTGAGATGGGGTggaaagtgggagggaggctcaagagggcggggacatatgtatacctatggatgactcatgttgatgtatggtagaaaccaacacaatattgtaaagcaatttttcttctataagaaatttttcagtcgctaagttatgtccaactcgtCACAACCCCAAGAACtccagaacaccaggcttccctgtccttcactatctcctggaatttgctcaaattcatgtccattgagtcaaagattaaattaaaaataaatttttttaaaataaatgatttttagaaaatttactgagttgtgcaaccattaccataATCCAGTTTTGGAATATTTCAATCACCCTGTTACTATCCCTCCCCTATAAAGGTTGGTCCACCTGAAATCTACCTACAAGGGTAATTAGTGTTCGGAAGTTAGGCCTGAGGGGTTTGGGATTTTGAATACAGGTTTTAAGACTCCAAACAATATGGTGATAAAGGATCGTTTTCtatctctctttcttttaaaaagtgaagtcttGGTTAGTCATTAAGCCAACCACGATATCTTGGAGGGTTACCATGGCCGTGTCTCCATTTCCATCCAAATAGCTGACCATTTTTCTCTCCTGCTACCCCCCTCAGAAAGGATACTCCCCTACTGGGTTGAGGCATTCTTCTTAAAAGAACTTTCTAGCTTGCCGCCCCTCCCAAGACGAGCAACCTCCCTCCAGTCCCTGTCCAGGTCCCCACATACCCACGCTCCCGATCAAAAACACATTAATCAGTGGCTTTTCTTTGCCAATTTCCAATCCGCCACCCCCATCGCACCACAGGGTccccttcttccttttcatctGTCAGCCTCGTTTCCCTAATCTCCAGACAGATCCCTAGCCTGACGCCTTCTCTCCATCACTCGCCTCACTCACGCTGCCATCACTTCCCAAATGCCGGCATCCCTAACCTCAAAGGCGTaaatgccaaaaccagacaagttGACGCGCCTAGAgaagtgtgtgggtgtgtgggtgtaaGTGTCTGTGCTTGTGTGTGGAAGAAACCAACGGAGGCCACGCCGGTGTCCATCTTCTGGAAATGTCAATCATGCCAGGCTCAGAGAGCGAGGATCGGCTCCCCAGTTCCTCCCGCAGACAGCATTCAGGGTTGTAAAGCTCAAAGGCAGCAAGGCTTCACCCAGGACCCTTGCCCAGAGGCTGCCCCGGCCCCCAAAGGTACGGAGCACCCCTCCCCGGCGCGGTGGTAGGGCCCGGCGGCGACGTCACCCATTGTTTACAAATCAACCCGAGCCGGTAGGATTCCGGCTCCCGCGGCTGCAGGCGCGCGGCGCGAGTGCCTGGCGGGCTCCGGCTTCCGCGTCCGCCCGGGCTCCGGCTTCGGCCTCGGCACCGCGCCCGGCTCTGCCGCGGCCCACCGAGCCCCCGGGACAGCCGAGCCGCCAGCGACTCCCGCACAGCTCCGGGTGCCGGCGCGGGGGGCCATGCCGTGccggagggaggaggaagaggaagccggcgaggaagaggaggaggaagaggaggaggacagcTTCCTACTGCTGGAACAGTCGGTGACTGTGGGCGGCTCGGTTGAGGTGGACCGGCTGGTGGCCCAGATCGGCGAGACGCTGCAGCTGGACTCGGCGCAGGACCGCCCTGCCTCCGCGTGCGCGCCCCCGGGGCCGCCACTGCAGCCCCCGCGGCCCCCGGCAGCGGTGCGAGCGGACAAGGCCCGGTCCCCAGAGCAGCCGCTGCTTCTACCGGCCGCGTCGGTCGAGGCTGGGGGTCCAGCGCCCCCGGGGGCCTGGCGCTGTGCCCTCGGGGACCGCGGCCGCGTGCGGGGCCGCGCTGCGCCCTACTTTGTGGCCGAGCTTGCCGCAGGCCCCAGCGCACTGTCCCCATTGCCCCCTCAGCCCAGCCTTGATGGGCCTTTGGGAGCAGACAAGCGGGGCTCCCCGCAGCCGCTGTCGGGCCCTTGCCGGCGAGGTTGGCTGCGGGACGCCGCCGCTTCCCGCCGCCTCCAGCACCGACGCGGGCTACAGCCTCCAGCCCGCAACGGCGACGACGACCCGCACCGGCTTCTGCAGCAGTTGGTGCTCTCGGGGAACCTCATCAAGGAGGCCGTGCGGAGGCTTCATTCGCGACGGCTGCAGTTGCACGCAAAGCTCCCCCAGCGCCAGCTCCTGGGCCCTCTGTCGGCCCCAGTGCATGAGCCCCCTTCGCCCCGCAGCCCTCGCGCGGCCTGCAGCGACCCCGGCGCGTCCGGGAGGAGGGCGCAGCTCAGAACAGGCGACAGCGTTCTAGTCCCCGGCAGCTAACACCTCGAGAGTGGTCACTGAGCCAGCTTCTGCCTGAAGGGCAAGGGGTTCCCCTGAGGGCTATGTCTCTACTCAAACTGGTGAAGTCGCACTTCTGGAGGCGGGAAAATACCTTATGTGAAAATGAGGAATCGAAAAATTGAGAATGTGCTCGCGGGAACTGAGGTCGAGGGCCCCGACGTGGTTGGGTTCGTCGGTCCCACTGAAGGCAGATTACAGAGTGCACCCTATTCGCAGTCAGTAGGACTCCTCATTGGTGTGACCAGCCCCGGTGGCGCAGCGTGCAGTTCCACGCAGCCTCTGGGGTCCTCCAGCCCGGCAACCATGTGGCCAGAGTCCATGCTTCTCAGGATCGCGGAGCGCCCAAAGGACAAGGATGAT
Above is a genomic segment from Dama dama isolate Ldn47 chromosome 15, ASM3311817v1, whole genome shotgun sequence containing:
- the FRAT1 gene encoding proto-oncogene FRAT1, which translates into the protein MPCRREEEEEAGEEEEEEEEEDSFLLLEQSVTVGGSVEVDRLVAQIGETLQLDSAQDRPASACAPPGPPLQPPRPPAAVRADKARSPEQPLLLPAASVEAGGPAPPGAWRCALGDRGRVRGRAAPYFVAELAAGPSALSPLPPQPSLDGPLGADKRGSPQPLSGPCRRGWLRDAAASRRLQHRRGLQPPARNGDDDPHRLLQQLVLSGNLIKEAVRRLHSRRLQLHAKLPQRQLLGPLSAPVHEPPSPRSPRAACSDPGASGRRAQLRTGDSVLVPGS